The Algoriphagus sp. TR-M9 genome has a window encoding:
- a CDS encoding SusC/RagA family TonB-linked outer membrane protein encodes MKEVLQRICVPMSRIRTMGLLALAMLIGLSQSFAQSQVKGNVTDISGLGMPGVSVLEQGTQNGTITDLDGAYTLQVSTENPVLVFSFIGYQTVEIPVEGQSIIDLTLKEEDTLLEQVVVVGYGTQKKVNVTGAVDQLAGEDIANRPIANVVQGLQGMSPGLNITYQGGKPGTVPNINIRGFTSINGGGPLIVIDGIPGNESDLLRLSPSDIESYSVLRDAASAAIYGARAAFGVILITTKNGTEGKQQISYNSNFAWGRPSVLPEPVTDPYIYSRVLETSTNNTPWDYVNYSDAHYQWAKERSEDPSVEDTRLDPTNPNLWAYMGNNNWNDYFFNSSSFSTNQSLSISGNSGGKMPIGYYVSGDYTKENGLNKLAPDYWDRYSLRAKINVKPLKWLAVDNNLNIYQTERADPTNDITDIYYLQPTDVVNNPDGTWANTSAGRTAAELVDGGRNKEDMIGFQNITQATASFLDGDLTFTGRASFKREQWKYHWDQRKFNIGFGPEDVRTEGGTGSVIERNGTLINTIFDLFGKYSKSLGDHKFDVLVGFNQENYEYSTIQAERRVLISSSLPYIGLTTGDAFVTPTYSTYALRSGFGRLNYAFKGKYILEVNGRYDGSSRFPSDNRWGFFPSVSGSWLMMDEDFFSGLSNVVSTFKLRASYGSLGNQNVSNFGYIQSLPTGLSGYLIDGSQQTVITSSPSLAVDPTNYTWEKVVTNNVGLDFGLLGDRVTGTFDYFIRDTKGMLTDPVELPAVLGTSPPKQNAADLRTKGFELSIGYRDQFGNAANPVKFGVKAILSDSRSHITSFQNENELLSNYRVGQEIGEIWGLVNDGIMENEDQIANLDQSAIVPWGAISVVPGWPKYKDLNGDGKIEEGQTATDPKDLSIIGNTTARYRYGFNFDMSHRGFDLSVFLQGVGKRDYYPRHYLFWGPYQQPYANIYPWNLDFYRGAADSDALMAQHSQSYIDAGLAEQNLDSEFPVLQAWLADNNYGSGLDISQTRYLQNAAYLRIKNITLGYSMPAPVLEKLKVTRVRFYVSGENIFEFSPIKNFVDPEAINDGYGWAYPFQRKFSFGVNIDL; translated from the coding sequence ATGAAGGAAGTTTTACAAAGAATCTGTGTCCCTATGTCCCGGATAAGGACGATGGGACTTTTGGCTTTGGCAATGCTGATTGGGCTTTCCCAGTCCTTTGCCCAAAGTCAGGTCAAAGGAAATGTTACAGATATTTCTGGATTGGGTATGCCGGGGGTGTCTGTTTTGGAACAAGGAACCCAAAATGGGACCATCACGGATCTGGACGGCGCCTATACCCTGCAGGTCTCTACGGAAAATCCGGTGTTGGTTTTTTCATTCATTGGCTACCAAACGGTAGAAATACCCGTAGAGGGACAGTCCATCATCGACCTTACGCTGAAAGAAGAGGATACGCTTCTGGAGCAAGTGGTAGTAGTGGGCTATGGTACACAGAAGAAAGTAAATGTAACGGGTGCAGTGGATCAATTGGCAGGTGAGGATATTGCCAACCGGCCTATTGCCAATGTGGTTCAAGGCTTACAAGGCATGAGCCCCGGGCTGAACATTACCTATCAAGGTGGAAAGCCAGGCACGGTGCCGAATATCAATATTCGCGGGTTTACTTCTATCAATGGTGGCGGTCCGCTAATCGTCATAGATGGTATACCGGGAAATGAAAGTGACCTTTTAAGGCTGAGTCCTTCAGATATCGAATCTTATTCGGTGTTGAGAGATGCTGCATCTGCGGCTATTTATGGAGCGAGAGCAGCTTTTGGAGTGATTCTGATCACTACTAAAAACGGAACTGAGGGAAAGCAACAGATTTCGTACAACAGTAATTTTGCCTGGGGACGGCCTTCCGTCTTACCTGAGCCTGTCACCGATCCTTATATTTATTCCAGGGTATTGGAAACTTCTACCAATAACACACCATGGGATTATGTAAACTATTCAGATGCACATTATCAGTGGGCAAAGGAACGCTCTGAAGACCCTTCGGTGGAAGATACCAGATTAGACCCTACCAACCCTAACCTATGGGCCTACATGGGAAACAACAATTGGAATGACTACTTTTTCAATTCCTCCAGCTTCTCCACCAATCAAAGCCTGTCTATCAGTGGTAACAGCGGTGGCAAAATGCCTATCGGCTATTACGTTTCCGGTGATTATACTAAGGAAAATGGCCTGAATAAATTGGCTCCAGATTACTGGGATCGGTATTCCCTGCGGGCCAAAATCAACGTGAAGCCCCTGAAATGGCTTGCTGTGGACAATAACCTGAATATTTACCAGACCGAGCGAGCTGATCCTACCAATGATATTACTGATATTTATTACCTACAGCCCACGGATGTGGTCAATAATCCTGACGGCACCTGGGCAAATACAAGTGCGGGTAGAACTGCCGCTGAGCTGGTAGATGGAGGTAGAAATAAGGAAGACATGATCGGTTTTCAGAATATCACCCAGGCTACGGCTTCATTTTTGGATGGTGATTTGACTTTTACGGGACGTGCGAGTTTCAAAAGAGAACAGTGGAAATACCACTGGGATCAGCGTAAATTCAACATTGGTTTTGGACCAGAGGATGTCAGAACTGAAGGAGGCACAGGTTCTGTAATCGAAAGAAACGGTACCCTGATCAATACTATTTTTGATCTTTTCGGTAAGTATTCCAAATCCCTAGGTGATCATAAATTCGACGTGTTAGTGGGTTTTAATCAGGAGAACTATGAATACTCCACGATTCAAGCTGAGCGAAGAGTCCTGATCTCTTCATCTCTGCCCTACATAGGCTTAACTACAGGAGATGCTTTCGTGACACCTACCTACAGTACCTATGCTTTGCGCAGCGGTTTCGGTAGATTGAATTACGCCTTCAAAGGCAAATATATCTTAGAAGTAAACGGGAGATATGATGGCTCTTCAAGATTCCCAAGTGACAATCGTTGGGGCTTTTTCCCTTCAGTGTCCGGCTCTTGGCTGATGATGGATGAGGATTTTTTCTCTGGTCTGAGCAACGTGGTTTCGACATTTAAGTTGAGAGCCTCTTATGGTAGCCTGGGTAATCAAAATGTGTCCAACTTTGGATATATCCAGTCCTTGCCTACAGGCCTTTCCGGTTATTTAATTGACGGAAGTCAGCAAACGGTAATTACCTCATCGCCTTCCCTAGCTGTTGATCCTACTAACTATACATGGGAAAAAGTGGTGACCAATAACGTAGGTCTGGATTTTGGCCTACTTGGAGATCGTGTGACAGGTACGTTTGATTATTTCATCAGAGATACCAAGGGGATGCTTACCGATCCTGTAGAGCTACCCGCGGTACTTGGCACCAGCCCTCCGAAGCAAAATGCGGCTGATCTGAGAACTAAAGGATTTGAATTGTCTATAGGGTACAGAGATCAGTTTGGTAATGCTGCTAATCCAGTGAAATTTGGTGTCAAAGCCATACTCTCTGACTCAAGGTCTCATATCACCAGTTTTCAAAATGAAAACGAATTGCTATCAAACTATAGAGTAGGCCAAGAAATCGGCGAAATCTGGGGATTGGTAAATGATGGAATCATGGAAAATGAAGACCAAATAGCCAATCTAGACCAGTCTGCAATAGTGCCCTGGGGAGCCATTTCTGTAGTGCCAGGCTGGCCAAAGTACAAGGATCTGAACGGAGACGGGAAAATTGAAGAAGGCCAAACTGCTACAGACCCAAAAGACTTGTCCATTATTGGCAATACCACGGCTAGATACCGCTATGGATTTAATTTTGACATGAGCCATCGCGGATTTGACCTATCGGTTTTTCTGCAGGGTGTGGGCAAAAGAGATTATTACCCTAGACACTATCTATTCTGGGGACCTTACCAGCAGCCCTATGCGAATATCTACCCTTGGAACCTGGACTTCTACAGAGGGGCAGCCGACAGCGATGCGCTCATGGCCCAGCATTCCCAGTCTTACATAGATGCAGGTCTGGCAGAGCAAAATTTGGATTCAGAATTCCCAGTACTTCAGGCTTGGCTTGCGGATAATAATTACGGTTCTGGATTGGATATTTCCCAAACCAGATACCTGCAAAATGCAGCCTATTTGAGAATTAAGAACATCACGCTTGGCTACAGCATGCCAGCTCCGGTTTTGGAAAAACTCAAAGTGACAAGAGTGAGATTCTATGTGTCCGGAGAAAACATTTTCGAGTTTTCTCCTATCAAAAACTTCGTAGATCCTGAAGCGATCAATGATGGCTACGGATGGGCTTATCCTTTCCAGAGAAAATTCTCTTTCGGGGTTAATATCGATTTGTAA